The following DNA comes from Mucilaginibacter jinjuensis.
ATTATGTCATTACATTTAAGCAATGTAACAACGGTATATAATTTGTATCTAATCACTAAATTCAACAAAATAAAAATCGATCTAAGATGAAAAGATTATTCACAGCAATATTTGCCTTAGTAGCAGTAATGTCTTTAAGTTCATGCAGTTACAACAGTATTGTTAAAATGGATGAAGATACCAAAGCCAAGTGGGGTACTGTACAAAGCCAGTATCAGCGCCGCGCCGATTTAATCCCTAACCTGGTTGCAACTGTTAAAGGTGTAGCCAATTTTGAGAAAAGCACACTAACAGCAGTGACTGAGGCTCGTGCCAAAGCAACTTCTATACAGGTTGACCCAACTAAGTTAACTCCGGAAACTATCCAGAAATACCAGGCAGCACAAGGCCAGTTAAGTACTGCTTTGGGCCGCTTACTGGTAGCATCAGAAAACTATCCTAACCTGAAAGCTAACGATAACTTTACCGCTTTACAGGCACAGTTAGAAGGTACAGAAAACCGCATTAGCGTTGCCCGTATGGATTTTAACACTTCAGTACAGGCCTACAATAGCGCTATCCGCGAATTTCCGGCTAACTTAACAGCTAAAATGTTTGGCTTTACAACCAAAGGCTACTTCCAGGCAGATGCAGCTTCACAAGCAGCGCCGAAAGTAAGCTTTTAATTAGTGAGGGAGTGAGTTTTGAATTAGTGAGTTATCGAAACGAGATATAACTCACTAATTCAAAAATTAAAACTCATAACTAAACTTACTCACTCATTCACAAATCATAACTCAAAACTAATCTCCATGCCCGTATTTAACGACGACGAACAACAGCAGATACGCAAGGCGATTGAAGCTGCCGAGAAAAACACATCAGGCGAAATAAGGGTGTGTATCGAAAAAAATTGCAGCGATGAAGTGCTCGACCGTGCGGCCAAGTACTTTTATCAGTTGGATATGGAGAAAACAAGGCTGCGCAATGGTGTACTCATTTATCTGGCCACTGTCGACCGTAAGTTTGCCATTATCGGTGATGCGGGTATTAACTCAGTTGTTCCGGCTGATTTTTGGGATGAGACCAAACATGCCATGCTGGAGCAGTTTAAACAAGGCAATATGGTTGAGGGTATCCTAACGGGCTTAAACCGTGCAGGCCTGCAATTGCAAAAATATTTCCCGCA
Coding sequences within:
- a CDS encoding LemA family protein, which translates into the protein MKRLFTAIFALVAVMSLSSCSYNSIVKMDEDTKAKWGTVQSQYQRRADLIPNLVATVKGVANFEKSTLTAVTEARAKATSIQVDPTKLTPETIQKYQAAQGQLSTALGRLLVASENYPNLKANDNFTALQAQLEGTENRISVARMDFNTSVQAYNSAIREFPANLTAKMFGFTTKGYFQADAASQAAPKVSF
- a CDS encoding TPM domain-containing protein, whose protein sequence is MPVFNDDEQQQIRKAIEAAEKNTSGEIRVCIEKNCSDEVLDRAAKYFYQLDMEKTRLRNGVLIYLATVDRKFAIIGDAGINSVVPADFWDETKHAMLEQFKQGNMVEGILTGLNRAGLQLQKYFPHQLDDKNELPDDIAFMDGN